The Cicer arietinum cultivar CDC Frontier isolate Library 1 unplaced genomic scaffold, Cicar.CDCFrontier_v2.0 Ca_scaffold_2802_v2.0, whole genome shotgun sequence genome includes the window AGGATTTTAATCGCCACCCTTGTGCCGTTCAATGCTTCTNNNNNNNNNNNNNNNNNNNNNNNNNNNNNNNNNNNNNNNNNNNNNNNNNNNNNNNNNNNNNNNNNNNNNNNNNNNNNNNNNNNNNNNNNNNNNNNNNNNNNNNNNNNNNNNNNNNNNNNNNNNNNNNNNNNNNNNNNNNNNNNNNNNNNNNNNNNNNCGGATGGAATATTGCATCCCCAGGCCCTGTTGACAACATAATAAGAACAGAGCTGGCCTCAAAGGAACTTATACAAGAAGACACAATATCAGAATTTTGATTGGCACATGGAATGTTGGTCAAGGTAGAGCTTTCCAAGATTTAATTTTGTCGTGGTTGGGGTCTGTTGTATCAGACGTTGGCATTGTGGTGGTTGGTTTGCAAGAGGTGGAGATGGGTGCTGGTTTTCTTGCAATGTTTGCTGCAAAAGAAATTGTAAGACTTTATTCACATGCTTAATTATGCATTTGaacattaaattaagttttgtGTGAAGCCTTATTTACTTTATATGTAAAACTACCTTATAAATTGTTGGATGATTTTGTGTTCGAAACATAGTTTAGACTTgtacttaaaagaaaaaatgtataGACCCTTAGATAAATGAAAAAAGGCCATGTATACTTATGAACACCTGCACATCATGCGAAGAATGATTTTGTTCAGTTGGTAGACAAAATAGTCTGTTGGCAGGTTATGAAAAGTTTAAGGACCTCTCATGCTGTCACccagtttaaaatatttttactggCTATTTTAAGATGATGTAAAGTTTAGAAAGCTGCATATTTTCCATTGTGCTTATAGGTTACCATATTAAGTTTGCATATTTAGACAGTGGGAAAACAGTTTTGTCaaagttgaaataaaaaaaaggaatttGGTCTAGGAATTTTGTTTAACACTCTCATTAAAGATAGTACTGTATACTGCCACCGTAAAATAATGATGCTTCTTAGTGGTTGCAGCTGtagtcattttattttctaaaaaagagAAAGTCAAAATCACTTGTATTTGATTATCAGAAAAGAAACTCATGTATATACAAAGAACAATTTTGTGTAATGTGTATAGTCTATCCATGCATTTACTGTCTATATAACGATTGTAGGTTGGTCTAGAAGGAAGTGCAATGGGGCAGTGGTGGGTGGATACAATAGGAAAGGCCTTGGAAGACGGAAAAGCTTTTGAGCGTATGGGTTCTAGGCAACTTGCTCGCTTGCTTATATCTCTTTGGTAAGTGAGTGTAAACCATTTATATCTCTTTGATAGACTTCCCACTTCTTTATGTAAAGGCTTAGCAGTTCTTTCTCCCTATAATGTACTATGGATTTCTATCTTTGATAGTGTTTCTATGCTTATATTATGAGTTGACATTCCTCAATTAGGGTAAGAAAGAATCTTAGAAAACATGTTGGGGACATTGATGCTGAAGCAGTCCCATGTGGTTTTGGACGTGCAATTGGCAACAAGGTTTGCTTTCATATCCTTGAATACTTGATATTTGtttgataatattataatatctaaTGCTGCCATTTGAATCCAGgtctatttaaatttttcattcattatatGACATCAAATGAGAAAATCAGAATGCAATGTCGTACAAAGGATAAGTTTGTATAGAAGATCACTTGTGAAGGCCAGTCTTTTGTCAAGAATGATGGAGAAGCACCGGATTATATCCCAAGAGCTGCTTCTGGCTTTTCTAGATGGCTTGAGGTATTGTATNNNNNNNNNNNNNNNNNNNNNNNNNNNNNNNNNNNNNNNNNNNNNNNNNNNNNNNNNNNNNNNNNNNNNNNNNNNNNNNNNNNNNNNNNNNNNNNNNNNNNNNNNNNNNNNNNNNNNNNNNNNNNNNNNNNNNNNNNNNNNNNNNNNNNNNNNNNNNNNNNNNNNNNNNNNNNNNNNNNNNNNNNNNNNNNNNNNNNNNNNNNNNNNNNNNNNNNNNNNNNNNNNNNNNNNNNNNNNNNNNNNNNNNNNNNGGTgaatggtttagggtttagggtgctAAGACTCActtagataaacaatttataaaacaaaacaagtgTCTGGAAAGGAGTACAAGTCTGGATATacaaactaaaaagaaaaaccTAATCAAACAAACTAAAGCCCATGTCATCGTCACTTTCTTCCTTTGCCTCTTCCTGCAAACACAAAATATGAAGCACATTCAGTTACTTATATACAATATCATATTAAGTAGCAAGTATGGACATCATCAAGCTATAAGTTTTTTAGTACAATATACAATATGCAGTTAATAAAGTCTGTGCAGTGCTGATTACGAACTGCATAACCTATAATAATACTACATTAAACTCAATTAATGTGAGAGCAAAATAATACCCAAAAATACTATTACTAATTGTGGATAATTACACTCAAAGAACTATTAAGCTACAATTGATAGTTGAATTCCCAAATTTCAATGAAACTACAACAATCAAATTACAATCTGGTTACCATAAAGCAATTAATATCTTTGTTGTCGTTCAGACAGcgaaattacaaaatttaacaGTAGGTTTACATATAAATATTCCGAACTGGGCTCAGAGAAACCAGAAACAGGATTCGGTAAATAAAAGTgacaagtataaaaaaaatacagcaaGCACAAATAATATGTTTTATGTGTTCTCAAAAACTATTAAGTCTATTTCATGTCTTTATACATCTAAAAGAGTTACAGTCTACccgcattaaaaaaaattaaaccccACTAATTATTGTCTAATCAGTTGAACATCGAGGTATACATTTAACACTACATTCAACAAAGCCTCTAAGAAATGATCATCCAAACTTGAAAATGTACACAAATTTCAATTTACAATTGAAGTTTCAATAGTATTAGGTTAAAACATCaatcaataatatatcattacTAAATATAACCCTTAAGACAGAAACCTAATATAAAGCATTACTAACAGTACCTTCTTGGCCTCGGCGGCAGGTGCGGCAGCTGCAGCGGCTCCACCAGCAGCAGCAGCGGCAGGAGCAGATACGGCAACAGCGGCACCACCTGCAGCGCCAATGTTCAAAACGAGATCGTCAATGCTATTATTCTGAGCAAGTTTGGCGAATAACCTTGGCCAGTATGATTCGATAGTGACGCCAGCAACCTTCAAGATAGTGTTAATCTTCTCcgcctacaaaaaaaaaaaaaaagtcaagaaTTTTGAGACCTGAAAATGAATTTGGTATATTAGAAAGATGATTAAATGGAAGATAATAAACTAACGGTGATTGCGATTCCGTCATTGTGGAGCATCAAGATGGAGTAGATGCATGCTAACTCGCCGGCACTCATGGCTGCGTATAGATTTGATCGTGAGCTGCTCCATATATCACGTCCATGTGGGTAGATATATATATCACGTGTNNNNNNNNNNNNNNNNNNNNNNNNNNNNNNNNNNNNNNNNNNNNNNNNNNNNNNNNNNNNNNNNNNNNNNNNNNNNNNNNNNNNNNNNNNNNNNNNNNNNNNNNNNNNNNNNNNNNNNNNNNNNNNNNNNNNNNNNNNNNNNNNNNNNNNNNNNNNNNNNNNNNNNNNNNNNNNNNNNNNNNNNNNNNNNNNNNNNNNNNNNNNNNNNNNNNNNNNNNNNNNNNNNNNNNNNNNNNNNNNNNNNNNNNNNNNNNNNNNNNNNNNNNNNNNNNNNNNNNNNNNNNNNNNNNNNNNNNNNNNNNNNNNNNNNNNNNNNNNNNNNNNNNNNNNNNNNNNNNNNNNNNNNNNNNNNNNNNNNNNNNNNNNNNNNNNNNNNNNNNNNNNNNNNNNNNNNNNNNNNNNNNNNNNNNNNNNNNNNNNNNNNNNNNNNNNNNNNNNNNNNNNNNNNNNNNNNNNNNNNNNNNNNNNNNNNNNNNNNNNNNNNNNNNNNNNNNNNNNNNNNNNNNNNNNNNNNNNNNNNNNNNNNNNNNNNNNNNNNNNNNNNNNNNNNNNNNNNNNNNNNNNNNNNNNNNNNNNNNNNNNNNNNNNNNNNNNNNNNNNNNNNNNNNNNNNNNNNNNNNNNNNNNNNNNNNNNNNNNNNNNNNNNNNNNNNNNNNNNNNNNNNNNNNNNNNNNNNNNNNNNNNNNNNNNNNNNNNNNNNNNNNNNNNNNNNNNNNNNNNNNNNNNNNNNNNNNNNNNNNNNNNNNNNNNNNNNNNNNNNNNNNNNNNNNNNNNNNNNNNNNNNNNNNNNNNNNNNNNNNNNNNNNNNNNNNNNNNNNNNNNNNNNNNNNNNNNNNNNNNNNNNNNNNNNNNNNNNNNNNNNNNNNNNNNNNNNNNNNNNNNNNNNNNNNNNNNNNNNNNNNNNNNNNNNNNNNNNNNNNNNNNNNNNNNNNNNNNNNNNNNNNNNNNNNNNNNNNNNNNNNNNNNNNNNNNNNNNNNNNNNNNNNNNNNNNNNNNNNNNNNNNNNNNNNNNNNNNNNNNNNNNNNNNNNNNNNNNNNNNNNNNNNNNNNNNNNNNNNNNNNNNNNNNNNNNNNNNNNNNNNNNNNNNNNNNNNNNNNNNNNNNNNNNNNNNNNNNNNNNNNNNNNNNNNNNNNNNNNNNNNNNNNNNNNNNNNNNNNNNNNNNNNNNNNNNNNNNNNNNNNNNNNNNNNNNNNNNNNNNNNNNNNNNNNNNNNNNNNNNNNNNNNNNNNNNNNNNNNNNNNNNNNNNNNNNNNNNNNNNNNNNNNNNNNNNNNNNNNNNNN containing:
- the LOC140919141 gene encoding type I inositol polyphosphate 5-phosphatase 13-like; the encoded protein is MGQWWVDTIGKALEDGKAFERMGSRQLARLLISLWVRKNLRKHVGDIDAEAVPCGFGRAIGNKVCFHILEYLIFV
- the LOC101498270 gene encoding large ribosomal subunit protein P1y-like, translating into MSAGELACIYSILMLHNDGIAITAEKINTILKVAGVTIESYWPRLFAKLAQNNSIDDLVLNIGAAGGAAVAVSAPAAAAAGGAAAAAAPAAEAKKEEAKEESDDDMGFSLFD